The window AACGCCGTCATCCGGGGCGTCGTACGCAAGGGCGTACAGGAGTACGGCTATGACTTCGTCGGCTTCCGGGACGGCTGGCGAGGTCCGTTGGAGGGCGACACCGTCCGCCTCGACATCCCCGCCGTGCGCGGCATCCTGCCCCGCGGCGGCACCGTCCTCGGCTCCTCCCGGACCAACCCCCTCAAGGTGGAGGGCGGTGTCCGTCGGATCAAGGAGAACCTCGCCAAACTGGAGGTCGACGCCCTCATCGCGATCGGCGGCGAGGACACCCTCGGCGTCGCCGCGAGCCTCTGCGACGACTACGGGATGCCGTGCGTCGGCGTACCGAAGACCATCGACAACGACCTGTCCGCCACCGACTACACCTTCGGCTTCGACACCGCGGTCAACATCGCCACCGAGGCCATCGACCGCCTGCACACCACCGCCGAGTCCCACATGCGGGTCCTGGTCTGCGAGGTGATGGGCCGGCACGCCGGCTGGATCGCCCTGCACTCCGGCCTGGCGGGCGGCGCCAACGTCATCCTCATCCCCGAACAGCGCTTCGACCTCGACCAGGTGTGCGCCTGGATCACCTCCCGCTTCAAGGCGTCGTACGCCCCGATCGTCGTCGTCGCCGAGGGCGCCATGCCGAAGGACGGCGAGATGGTCCTCAAGGACGAGTCCCTGGACTCCTTCGGCCATGTGCGGCTCTCCGGGGTCGGCGAGTGGCTGGCCAAGGAGATCGAGAAGCGCACCGGCAAGGAGGCCCGCACCACGGTCCTCGGGCACATCCAGCGCGGCGGCACCCCCAGTGCCTTCGACCGCTGGCTCGCCACCCGTTTCGGCCTGCACGCCATCGACTGCGTCCACGAGGGCGACTTCGGGAAGATGGTCGCCCTGCGCGGCCCCGACATCGTCCGCGTCCCGATCTCCGAGGCCACGGCGAAGCTGAAGACCGTGGATCCGAAGCTCTACGACGAGGTCGGGGTGTTCTTCGGCTGACGGCCGCTCCCGACTTCTCCGGGGCCCGGCGGCCGCACCGGCCGCCGGGCCCCGGTTCCCTCACCTCGCGCCGCTCGCCGCGCGCAGCCGGGCGATCAGCTCCCGGAGCACCGGGGCGCCGTTCAGCGTGAGGACCGACTCCGGGTGGAACTGCACCCCGGCGAACCCGGGACCGCGCAGCGCGTGCACCTCGCCGTTGCCCGCCCGGCTCACCTCGACGCCGTGCGCGGACAGCTCCCGGGCGGCCTCCTCGTCGCAGCGGGCCACGAAGCTGTTGTAGAAGCCGACGGTCTCGGGCCGCCCGAACAGATCGATCACGGTCTGCTCCCCCTGGCAGGGGACCTCCTTGCGGACGATCTCCAGCCCCAGCTCGGCCGCGATGAGCTCATGGCCGAGGCAGACCCCGAGCACGCCGTAGCGGTGCTCCCGGAGAACCGTGGCGGTCAGCGCGCGCAGGACGCGCATCTTCGGGTCGGTGAGATCGCCGGGGTCGCCCGGACCGGGGCCCAGCACCACCGGGCCCTCGTGCGCGAGCACCTCGTCCCGCAGCCCCGGCTCGTCGTACCGCCGTACCGTCACCTCCAGCCCGCCGGAGCGCAGCACGTGCGCCAGCATGGCGGTGAAGGTGTCCTCGCCGTCGACGACCAGGGCGTGGCCCGTCAGCTCCCGGGCCTGCTCCTGCATCCGCAGCCAGAACGGCGCGAGCGCGGAGCGCCGGCCGTCCAGGGCGGCCCGCACCCGGGGGTCGTCGGCCAGCCGCGGGCGCTCCCGCTCCACGCGCGGCCGGGGCGGCCGCACCCCGAGGGCCGCCAGGACGCCCGCCGCCTTGGCGTGGGTCTCCGCGACCTCGCCCGCCGGGTCCGAGCCGCGGACGAGCGTCGCCCCGACCGGGACGCGCAGCCGGCCGTCGGCGTCGATGTCGGCGGTGCGGATGAGGATGGGGGAGTCCAACGTCTGCGCGCCCCCCAAGTCCCGGCCCAGCAGCGCGAGCGCGCCCGCGTAGTAGCCGCGGCCGCCCACCTCGTGGCGTTCGATGACCCGGCACGCGTTCTGCACCGGCGACCCGGTCACCGTGGCCGCGAACATGGTCTCCCGCAGCACTTCCCGCACGTCCAGGGAGGACCTGCCGCGCAGCTCGTACTCGGTGTGCGCGAGGTGCGCCATCTCCTTCAGCCGTGGCCCGACGACCACCCCGCCCCGGTCGCCGACCGTGCACATCATCTTCAGTTCCTCGTCGACGACCATCGACAGCTCCTCGATCTCCTTGCCGTCGGCGAGGAAGTCCAGCAGGTGCTCCGGCGTGGGGCCCTCGGCGGGATAGCGGTAGGTGCCGCTGATCGGGTTCATCACGACGGTGCCGCCGGACATGCGCACGTGCACCTCGGGACTGGCGCCCACCAGCGTCCGGTCCCCGGTGTGCACCACGAACGTCCAGTAGGCGCCCCGCTCGCCCTCCAGCAGCCGGCGGAACAGCGCGAGCGCGTCCGCGCGGCCGAAGCCGGGGATGTCGCCCCGGTACGTGCGCCGGATCACGAAGTTGGCGCCCTCGCCCCGGCCGATCTCCTCGGCCAGCACCCGTCCGACGATCCCGGCGTACCGCTCGTCGTCGACGTCGAAGCCGCCGCCCTCGACCCGCACGTCGTGGCCGGGCAGCGTCCGCAGGGCCTCGTCGAGCGGGATCTCGTACGACTCCTCGGGGGTCAGCACCAGCAGCGGGGTGCCGTCGTCGCGGACGTCGAAGCCGCGCTCGCGGATCTGCCGGAACGGGACCAGCGCGAGGCCCTCGTCGGGCAGGTCGGCGAGCCGCTCGCGGCTGGTCACCGGGCCGAGCAGCACCTCCACCACCGCCTCGTCGCGCCCAGGGGTGCGGCGGCGGAGCAGGGCGAAGGGGCGGGGGTCGGAGAGCAGGTCGTGCAGGTTCACGGGTCGGGCTCCTTCTCGTACGTCTGAGTTCGTCTGACGGAGAGGAACGACCCGGGAAACGCCGAAGGCCGCCCCTCGGGCGGCCTTCGCGAAGTCTGTGTGCGCGCGAATCAGTGGGCCGCCGGAGAAGCGGTCCACCACCAGTTCTGGATCGAAAGCGCGAACATGCCAGGAACCCTACCCCACCCACCGGCGTTCCACGGGGCGATCGCCCCGTCTCACTCTGCGAGCAGCAGGAAAAAACATCCGACACGACCCCGTAGTGTTTACGGGGTGACCGTGAACGCTAAGACCAGCCCGAGCGCTGGCAACACCTGGCGCGACCTGCCCGCGGCGCAGCAGCCCGAGTACCCCGACACCGAGGCTCTGCGCGCAGTGATCGCGGACCTCGAGTCGTATCCGCCGCTCGTCTTCGCGGGCGAGTGCGACCAGCTGCGCGCCCGGATGGCGGCCGTCGCCAGGGGTGAGGCGTTCCTCCTCCAGGGCGGCGACTGCGCCGAGGCCTTCGACGCGGTGTCCGCCGACCACATCCGCAACAAGCTCAAGACGCTGCTCCAGATGGGCGCCGTCCTGACCTACGCGGCCTCGGTGCCCGTGGTGAAGGTGGGCCGGATCGCCGGGCAGTACTCCAAGCCGCGCTCCAAGCCGACCGAGACCCGTGACGGCGTGACGCTCCCGGTGTACCGGGGCGACTCCGTCAACGGCTTCGACTTCACCGAGGCCAGCCGCTACCCGGACCCGGAGCGGCTCAAGCGGATGTACAACGCCTCGGCGTCCACGCTGAACCTGGTGCGCGCCTTCACCACCGGCGGTTACGCCGACCTGCGCCAGGTGCACGCCTGGAACCAGGACTTCGTGCGGACCTCGCCGTCGGGCCAGCGCTACGAGCAGCTCGCGCGCGAGATCGACAGCGCGCTGAACTTCATGCGGGCCTGCGGCACCGACCCGGAGGAGTTCAAGACCGTCGAGTTCTACTCGTCGCACGAGGCGCTGCTGCTGGACTACGAGTCGGCGCTGACCCGCGTCGACTCCCGCACCGGCAAGCTGTACGACGTCTCCGGGCACATGGTGTGGATCGGTGAGCGCACCCGGCAGCTGGACGGCGCGCACATCGAGTTCGCCTCGAAGATCCGCAACCCGATCGGCATCAAGCTCGGCCCGACGACGACGGCCGAGGAGGCGCTGCAGTACATCGACCGCCTCGACCCCGAGCGGGAGCCGGGCCGGCTGACGTTCATCGTCCGCATGGGCGCCGGCAAGATCCGCGACAAGCTGCCCGAGCTGGTGGAGAAGGTCACGGCGTCCGGCGCCACGGTGGCCTGGGTGACCGACCCGATGCACGGCAACACCTTCGAGGCGGCCTCCGGGCACAAGACCCGCCGCTTCGACGACGTGCTCGACGAGGTCAAGGGCTTCTTCGAGGTGCACAAGGCCCTCGGTACCCACCCGGGCGGCATCCACGTGGAGCTGACCGGCGACGACGTGACCGAGTGCGTGGGCGGCGGCGACGAGATCTTCGTCGACGACCTGCACCAGCGCTACGAGACGGCCTGCGACCCGCGGCTCAACCGCAGCCAGTCGCTGGACCTGGCGTTCCTCGTGGCCGAGATGTACCGGGACCAGTGACGGTCTCGCCCGTCACACCGGCCTGAGTGGGGCGCGGATCACACCCGATCCGCGCCCCCCGCCACTTTTGCGCTCACCGAGGCATGGGTAAGGTTAGGTTTGCCTCACCGAGAATCGGGACGGCAGTAAGCGAGCGATCCCGTCGGGAGGTGAGCCGGATGTTCGTCTGCAGTTGCTTCGGTGTCACCGAGCAGCAGGTGCAGCAGCACGCGGAGAACGGCGCCTGCACCCCGCGCCAGATCGCTTCCGCCTGCAAGGCCGGCACCGACTGCGGCTCGTGCGTCCGGCGGATCCAGGCCATCCTCGGCCGGGGCGCGTGCCCACGCCGCGAACTGGCCGACCAGGGCAGGCCCGTCCTCGCGGAGATCCCGGACGCCGCCTAGCTCTCCGGCTGCTCGATCAGCTGGGCGAGGTAGAGCGCCTCCCCGAGCTTCTCCAGCAGCTCCAGCTGGGTGTCCAGGTAGTCGATGTGGTGCTCCTCGTCGGCGAGGATGTCCTCGAAGATGTTCGCCGACGTGATGTCGCCCTTCTCCCGCATCACCTTGATGCCCCGCTTGAGGCGGTCGATCGCCTCGACCTCGATCTGCCGGTCCGCCTCGAACATCTCCCGGATCGTCTGCCCCACCCGGACGTGGAAGAGCCGTTGGTAGTTGGGCAGCCCGTCCAGGAAAAGGATCCGGTCGGTGAGCACCTCCGCGTGCTTCATCTCGTCGAACGACTCGTGCCGCGTGTACTTGGCGAGCTTCGTCCAGCCGAAGTTCTCCTGCATCTTCGCGTGCAGGAAGTACTGGTTGATCGCGGTCAGCTCGCCGGTGAGCTGCTCGTTGAGGAACTCGATTACCTCGGGGTCGCCCTGCATCGCAGCGGGCTCCTTCCACAGTGGAGGGACGGGGGAGGCGTGCGGCGGCATGATGTCACCGGCGAGAAAGATCGTCCAGTAAGTGCGTACTTAGTAAGTTAGTGATGAGTTGATGCCTCTTGTCCGCTTCGGTGGAGGGTGGTCAAGGGCACTGCCCGAGGTCTGTCAGGATGGATACATGGGGCATCCGGTGGAGCGAGAGTCTGGAGCAGCGGCAGGGTCCGAGCTTCCGCCGGGTCAGCGGCTCCAGCGCGGCTGGCCGGTCACGCACTACGGGCCCGTCCCGAAGTTCCGGCCCGAACGCTGGGAGTTCCGGGTCTTCGGCGCCACCGCCGACGGCGACAAGCGCACCTGGGTCCACGAGGAGTTCGCGGCCCTGCCGTACACCAGCGTCGTGGCGGACCTGCACTGCGTGACGAAGTTCAGCATGGTCGGCGCGGAGTGGGGCGGTGTTCCGGCCCGCGCGATCCTGGACCTCGCCCCGCCGGCGCCGGACGTCACCCATGTGATGGTCTGGGCGGAGTACGGCTTCAGTTCCAACCTGCGCCTGTCGGACTTCGCCTCCGACCGCACGATCTTCGCCACCCACAAGGACGGTGAACTGCTCACCGCCGAGCACGGCTTCCCGGTCCGCCTGATCGTCCCCCACCTGTACGCCTGGAAGGGCCCGAAGTGGGTCCGCGGCGTGGAGTACATGACCGCCGACCGCCGCGGCTTCTGGGAGGAACGCGGCTACCACAACCTCGGCGACCCCTGGAAGGAACAGCGCTACTCCTACCAGGAGGAGCCCGGGGACGGCCCCGAGCTCTGAGTTCCCGGTCCGCTCAGTGGTGGTACCGGTGGACCACCGCGTGTCCCTTGCCCCGCCCGATCGTCCACTTGTTGACGGGGGTCGTCACGACGAAGGCGATCACGAGCGAGGCCGCCAACGAGATCCAGAACAGCGGCTCGGCGAGCGTCGCGTCCATCGCGGACGGCCAGACCAGGATCACGCCGTTGTCGATCAGCTCCATCACGGCAATGGACAGGGTGTCCGCGGCGAGCGCCACGCGGAAGGCGGTGCGGAAGTCGACACCGGCCCGCAGCACCCCGCGCAGCGTGAACGAGTAGCCGAAGAAGAAGGCCAGGACGACCGCCAGCAGTGTGGTCGGCAGGTTGCCCCAGCCGAACGCCGTACCGACGACCATGCCCAGCACCTCGCCGACGGCGCAGCCGGTGAGGCAGTGCAGCGTGGCCTGGACGGCCGTCGACCAGGTGGCCGCAGGGCCGTGCCCCTGGTGCTGCCCGTGCGTGGGCGCTCCGTGCGTGTGCTCGTGCTGCTGCTCGTGTCCGGTGTGAGCGGTGTGGTCCATGGTTTCCCCCATCCCGAGTGACGGTTCCTGCAACCGACAGGAACCGTATACCCCCCAGGGGTATTCCGGAACGGGTCAGGAATCCCGGAGTTTCTTCAGCCGCTCCACGTCGGCCGCGTGGCCTTCCTTGCCGCCCGGCGTCTCGATGATCAGCGGGACGCCCGCCGTTGCCGGGTGGGTCATCAGGGCGTGGAAGGGGTCCTCGCCGATGTGACCCGCGCCGATGTTCTCGTGCCGGTCCTTGTGCGCCCCGGCCACGTCCTTGGAGTCGTTGGCGTGGATCAGCCGCAGCCGGCCCTCGCCCACGGTGTCCACCAGCAGGTCCAGGGTCCGGTGCATGCCGCCGGGCTCGGCCAGGTCGTGCCCGGCGGCGAAGACGTGGCAGGTGTCCAGGCACACGCCCAGCTTCGGATGGGCGTCCAGCGCCGCGAAGTACGGCCCGAAGTCCCAGGTGCGCGAGCACAGCGACGCGCCCTGCCCGGCGGTCGACTCCAGCAGCAGGTACGGATCGTCGTCGTGGGTCAGCTCGTCCAGCACCGGCAGCAGACGCTCCCGCACCTGCTCCAGCGCCACCTCCCGCGCCCGCCCGCCGGTCGCGCTGCCGGTGTGCACGACGACGCCCAGCGCGCCGATCTCCCGGCCGCGCCGCAGCGAGTGGCGCAGCGACTCCACCGACCGCTCCACCGTCGCCTCGGTGTGCGAGCCGAAGTTGATCAGGTAGGGAGCGTGCACGTACGCCGGGATCGACTCCTCGGCGCACGCCGCGCGGAACGCCTCGTCCTGGCGCGGGTTCCCGGCGGGCGTGGCCCAGCCGCGCGGGTTGGCGACGAAGACCTGCACGGTCTCCGCCTTCAGGTCGTGGGCGTACGACAGGCCCACGGAGTGCAGGCCGCCGGCCACCGGGACATGGCCGCCCACCGGGTTGCGGGGCAGGAGGGGGGAGGGATCGGGACTCACCCGTTCAGGGTGTCATGCCCGCTCCGGCCCCCGGACCACGGTCCCGGTGACCCCCGTCACCGGATGGTGATGGTGATCGTCGACCCCTTGGGCGCCCGGTCGCCGCCCGCCACCGACTGCTTCTTCACGGTGTCGCCGAACAGCCCGAGCAGACCGCGGTCCTCGTCCACCTCGAAGCCGGCCCCCTCCAGGGCCTTGTGGGCGTCGTCCACGCTGTCGCCGACCACGTCCGGGACCTGGATCATCGGCGGGCCCTTCGACAGCGTCAGTTTCACCGTGTCGCCCTCGGCTGCCTGGCGGCCCTGCTCCGGGCTCTGCGCGGCGACCTTGCCCTTGTCGATGTCCGAGTTGATCCGCTCGGGGACGATCTCGACCTTCAGGCCGGCGTCGGTCAGCTCCTGCCGGGCGCTG of the Streptomyces sp. 1222.5 genome contains:
- a CDS encoding DUF4396 domain-containing protein; the encoded protein is MDHTAHTGHEQQHEHTHGAPTHGQHQGHGPAATWSTAVQATLHCLTGCAVGEVLGMVVGTAFGWGNLPTTLLAVVLAFFFGYSFTLRGVLRAGVDFRTAFRVALAADTLSIAVMELIDNGVILVWPSAMDATLAEPLFWISLAASLVIAFVVTTPVNKWTIGRGKGHAVVHRYHH
- a CDS encoding class II 3-deoxy-7-phosphoheptulonate synthase, with protein sequence MTVNAKTSPSAGNTWRDLPAAQQPEYPDTEALRAVIADLESYPPLVFAGECDQLRARMAAVARGEAFLLQGGDCAEAFDAVSADHIRNKLKTLLQMGAVLTYAASVPVVKVGRIAGQYSKPRSKPTETRDGVTLPVYRGDSVNGFDFTEASRYPDPERLKRMYNASASTLNLVRAFTTGGYADLRQVHAWNQDFVRTSPSGQRYEQLAREIDSALNFMRACGTDPEEFKTVEFYSSHEALLLDYESALTRVDSRTGKLYDVSGHMVWIGERTRQLDGAHIEFASKIRNPIGIKLGPTTTAEEALQYIDRLDPEREPGRLTFIVRMGAGKIRDKLPELVEKVTASGATVAWVTDPMHGNTFEAASGHKTRRFDDVLDEVKGFFEVHKALGTHPGGIHVELTGDDVTECVGGGDEIFVDDLHQRYETACDPRLNRSQSLDLAFLVAEMYRDQ
- a CDS encoding 6-phosphofructokinase; the protein is MRVGVLTGGGDCPGLNAVIRGVVRKGVQEYGYDFVGFRDGWRGPLEGDTVRLDIPAVRGILPRGGTVLGSSRTNPLKVEGGVRRIKENLAKLEVDALIAIGGEDTLGVAASLCDDYGMPCVGVPKTIDNDLSATDYTFGFDTAVNIATEAIDRLHTTAESHMRVLVCEVMGRHAGWIALHSGLAGGANVILIPEQRFDLDQVCAWITSRFKASYAPIVVVAEGAMPKDGEMVLKDESLDSFGHVRLSGVGEWLAKEIEKRTGKEARTTVLGHIQRGGTPSAFDRWLATRFGLHAIDCVHEGDFGKMVALRGPDIVRVPISEATAKLKTVDPKLYDEVGVFFG
- a CDS encoding anthranilate synthase family protein; the protein is MNLHDLLSDPRPFALLRRRTPGRDEAVVEVLLGPVTSRERLADLPDEGLALVPFRQIRERGFDVRDDGTPLLVLTPEESYEIPLDEALRTLPGHDVRVEGGGFDVDDERYAGIVGRVLAEEIGRGEGANFVIRRTYRGDIPGFGRADALALFRRLLEGERGAYWTFVVHTGDRTLVGASPEVHVRMSGGTVVMNPISGTYRYPAEGPTPEHLLDFLADGKEIEELSMVVDEELKMMCTVGDRGGVVVGPRLKEMAHLAHTEYELRGRSSLDVREVLRETMFAATVTGSPVQNACRVIERHEVGGRGYYAGALALLGRDLGGAQTLDSPILIRTADIDADGRLRVPVGATLVRGSDPAGEVAETHAKAAGVLAALGVRPPRPRVERERPRLADDPRVRAALDGRRSALAPFWLRMQEQARELTGHALVVDGEDTFTAMLAHVLRSGGLEVTVRRYDEPGLRDEVLAHEGPVVLGPGPGDPGDLTDPKMRVLRALTATVLREHRYGVLGVCLGHELIAAELGLEIVRKEVPCQGEQTVIDLFGRPETVGFYNSFVARCDEEAARELSAHGVEVSRAGNGEVHALRGPGFAGVQFHPESVLTLNGAPVLRELIARLRAASGAR
- a CDS encoding deoxyribonuclease IV; amino-acid sequence: MSPDPSPLLPRNPVGGHVPVAGGLHSVGLSYAHDLKAETVQVFVANPRGWATPAGNPRQDEAFRAACAEESIPAYVHAPYLINFGSHTEATVERSVESLRHSLRRGREIGALGVVVHTGSATGGRAREVALEQVRERLLPVLDELTHDDDPYLLLESTAGQGASLCSRTWDFGPYFAALDAHPKLGVCLDTCHVFAAGHDLAEPGGMHRTLDLLVDTVGEGRLRLIHANDSKDVAGAHKDRHENIGAGHIGEDPFHALMTHPATAGVPLIIETPGGKEGHAADVERLKKLRDS
- the bfr gene encoding bacterioferritin yields the protein MQGDPEVIEFLNEQLTGELTAINQYFLHAKMQENFGWTKLAKYTRHESFDEMKHAEVLTDRILFLDGLPNYQRLFHVRVGQTIREMFEADRQIEVEAIDRLKRGIKVMREKGDITSANIFEDILADEEHHIDYLDTQLELLEKLGEALYLAQLIEQPES
- a CDS encoding bacterioferritin-associated ferredoxin; this encodes MFVCSCFGVTEQQVQQHAENGACTPRQIASACKAGTDCGSCVRRIQAILGRGACPRRELADQGRPVLAEIPDAA
- a CDS encoding trp operon leader peptide, giving the protein MFALSIQNWWWTASPAAH
- a CDS encoding sulfite oxidase-like oxidoreductase, yielding MGHPVERESGAAAGSELPPGQRLQRGWPVTHYGPVPKFRPERWEFRVFGATADGDKRTWVHEEFAALPYTSVVADLHCVTKFSMVGAEWGGVPARAILDLAPPAPDVTHVMVWAEYGFSSNLRLSDFASDRTIFATHKDGELLTAEHGFPVRLIVPHLYAWKGPKWVRGVEYMTADRRGFWEERGYHNLGDPWKEQRYSYQEEPGDGPEL